From the genome of Triticum aestivum cultivar Chinese Spring chromosome 3B, IWGSC CS RefSeq v2.1, whole genome shotgun sequence, one region includes:
- the LOC123072367 gene encoding serpin-Z1-like → MELAEAVRCEAAFGMRVLQHLAAEPGAGGKNHAVSPLSIHAALALLGAGARGAMLNEIVALLGPAGGRAHALLASHVAMHVFADSSGGDGGPKVQFANAVWVDATAAPLKADYARVVAQHYAFKTMPEEARREINEWFEAATAGRIKEFLPQGSVGYDTAAILGNALYFKGVWESTFDARLTRHDTFFYQQPAGGEGQIRVPFMSSGERQYIACRPDYKVLKLLYACGSGEHRRRFAMHVYLPNERHGLQAMLHRLASSPEQLEADSMALRTTVAVGTFKVPKFTISYKTEASGMLQRLGLRLTFSTASDFSGLLDLEHMKPPRLPLYVSQVYHESFVEVNEEGTEAAAATAIVGIFGSCSAVCSRPVNYVDFIADHPFMFLIKEELTGVVVFAGQVVDPSL, encoded by the exons ATGGAGCTCGCGGAGGCCGTCCGGTGCGAGGCCGCCTTCGGGATGCGCGTGCTCCAGCACCTCGCGGCCGAGCCCGGCGCCGGCGGCAAGAACCACGCCGTGTCCCCGCTCTCCATCCACGCCGCGCTGGCGCTCCTCGGCGCGGGCGCCCGCGGCGCCATGCTCAACGAGATCGTCGCCCTCCTCGGCCCCGCCGGCGGCCGCGCCCACGCGCTGCTCGCGTCGCACGTCGCCATGCACGTGTTCGCCGAcagcagcggcggcgacggtgggccGAAGGTGCAGTTCGCCAACGCCGTCTGGGTCGACGCCACGGCGGCGCCCCTCAAGGCCGACTACGCCCGCGTCGTCGCCCAGCACTACGCCTTCAAAACCATG CCGGAGGAAGCGAGGCGCGAGATCAACGAGTGGTtcgaggcggcgacggcgggccgGATCAAGGAGTTCCTGCCTCAGGGCTCCGTGGGGTACGACACGGCGGCCATCCTCGGGAACGCACTCTACTTCAAGGGCGTCTGGGAGAGCACGTTCGACGCCCGGCTCACGCGGCACGACACCTTCTTCTACCAGCAGCCCGCCGGCGGCGAGGGCCAAATCCGCGTGCCGTTCATGTCGAGCGGTGAGCGGCAGTACATCGCCTGCCGCCCGGACTACAAGGTCCTGAAACTCCTCTACGCGTGCGGCAGCGGCGAGCACCGGCGGCGGTTCGCCATGCACGTCTACCTCCCGAACGAGCGCCACGGGCTGCAGGCGATGCTGCACAGGCTGGCCTCCAGCCCGGAGCAGCTCGAGGCGGACTCCATGGCGCTGCGGACCACCGTTGCCGTGGGCACATTCAAGGTGCCAAAGTTCACCATATCGTACAAGACGGAGGCGAGCGGGATGCTGCAGCGCCTTGGGCTGCGCCTGACGTTCAGCACCGCCTCCGACTTCTCGGGGTTGCTGGATTTGGAACACATGAAGCCGCCGAGGCTGCCGCTCTACGTGTCCCAAGTCTATCACGAGTCCTTCGTGGAGGTGAACGAAGAAGGGACCGAAGCGGCTGCGGCGACAGCCATCGTTGGTATTTTCGGTAGTTGTTCGGCGGTCTGCAGCAGGCCAGTCAACTACGTGGACTTCATCGCTGACCACCCCTTCATGTTCTTGATCAAGGAGGAGCTCACAGGCGTCGTTGTGTTCGCCGGCCAAGTCGTCGATCCTTCGCTCTAG
- the LOC123072365 gene encoding MAPK-interacting and spindle-stabilizing protein-like, whose translation MSLVAYDASSDEDEAGDPPAAAPAPPPRPAPTIGPQPRPPSPSPSARAELRPPAPPPAPSQNVSLPTPSFDLPDIADLFDSPSLPNRGSAGMVGSSSRKRESNGSAIQDPRSKFPRAQSAQSRGARNAAASTLVPPQLSGRSNVVTEDMGKLFVARRKD comes from the exons ATGTCGCTGGTCGCCTACGACGCCTCCTCCGACGAGGACGAAGCCGGCgaccctcccgccgccgccccggccccgccCCCCCGCCCCGCCCCCACCATCGGGCCGCAGCCGAGGCCTCCGTCGCCCTCGCCGTCCGCGCGCGCCGAGCTCCgcccccccgcgccgccgcccgcccccaGCCA GAATGTCTCCCTGCCCACACCATCATTTGACCTACCAGACATTGCAGATCTTTTTGATTCCCCCTCTCTCCCCAACAGAGGTTCTGCTGGTATGGTGGGAAGTTCATCAAGGAAAAGAGAATCAAATGGATCAGCTATTCAAGATCCCCGTAGTAAATTCCCAAGGGCCCAGTCAGCTCAATCTCGTGGTGCCAGGAATGCTGCTGCGAGCACATTAGTTCCGCCGCAGCTTAGTGGAAG GAGTAACGTTGTTACTGAAGATATGGGCAAACTATTTGTGGCAAGACGCAAAGATTAG